A window of Microbacterium luteolum contains these coding sequences:
- a CDS encoding sugar ABC transporter substrate-binding protein: MKVNKRGIVAAGAIAIVSALTLAGCSTGTSGDDSSGGDKAGTLTVWVDAERVDALQGAADSYEDKTGVKVELVGKSVDDMKDDFIQQVPTGKGPDVVMGAHDWLGELSTNGVVAPLELGDSSADYLPVALQAATYDGTVYMLPYAVENIAVLRNADLVPAAATSFDDMISKGAFVVEQGAEGNPYHLYPFQTAFGAPVFGTDDSGSYDSTDLQLGSAGGTAFAAWLAAQGAAGTLNTDIDGEIAKQQFLDGTAAFWLTGPWNVGAAVDAGINVAIDPVPSPTAETASPFAGVKGFFVSSESKNKVAANDFLVNYIGTEDVQLALFEAGNVLPALTAAADSAASDPIIAGFQAVGADAVPMPAIPAMGSVWQFWGVAEAAIINGEDPTTTWQKLVDDVTAAIK; encoded by the coding sequence ATGAAGGTGAACAAGAGGGGCATCGTCGCGGCAGGCGCGATCGCCATCGTTTCGGCTCTGACGCTCGCCGGCTGCTCCACCGGGACCAGCGGTGACGACTCGTCCGGCGGCGACAAGGCCGGCACGCTGACCGTGTGGGTCGACGCGGAGCGCGTCGACGCGCTGCAGGGTGCTGCGGACTCGTACGAGGACAAGACCGGCGTCAAGGTCGAGCTCGTGGGCAAGTCGGTCGACGACATGAAGGACGACTTCATCCAGCAGGTCCCGACCGGCAAGGGCCCCGACGTCGTCATGGGCGCGCACGACTGGCTCGGCGAGCTCTCGACGAACGGGGTCGTGGCGCCTCTCGAGCTCGGCGACAGCTCCGCCGACTATCTGCCCGTCGCGCTTCAGGCCGCGACCTACGACGGCACCGTCTACATGCTCCCGTACGCGGTCGAGAACATCGCGGTTCTGCGCAACGCCGACCTCGTTCCCGCGGCCGCCACCAGCTTCGACGACATGATCTCGAAGGGCGCCTTCGTCGTGGAGCAGGGCGCCGAGGGCAACCCGTACCACCTCTACCCGTTCCAGACAGCCTTCGGCGCTCCGGTCTTCGGTACCGACGACTCGGGCAGCTACGACTCGACCGACCTGCAGCTCGGCAGCGCAGGCGGAACCGCCTTCGCGGCCTGGCTCGCCGCGCAGGGTGCCGCAGGCACGCTGAACACCGACATCGACGGCGAGATCGCCAAGCAGCAGTTCCTCGACGGCACCGCGGCCTTCTGGCTGACGGGCCCGTGGAACGTCGGCGCAGCCGTCGACGCCGGCATCAACGTCGCGATCGACCCCGTGCCGAGCCCGACGGCGGAGACGGCCTCGCCGTTCGCCGGAGTGAAGGGCTTCTTCGTCAGCTCCGAGTCGAAGAACAAGGTCGCAGCGAACGACTTCCTCGTGAACTACATCGGCACGGAGGACGTGCAGCTCGCGCTGTTCGAGGCCGGCAACGTCCTGCCCGCACTCACCGCCGCCGCCGACTCCGCGGCATCCGACCCGATCATCGCCGGCTTCCAGGCCGTCGGCGCCGACGCCGTCCCGATGCCGGCCATCCCGGCCATGGGCTCGGTCTGGCAGTTCTGGGGCGTCGCCGAGGCGGCGATCATCAACGGCGAGGACCCGACGACGACGTGGCAGAAGCTCGTCGACGACGTGACCGCGGCGATCAAGTAA
- a CDS encoding ABC transporter permease subunit: MTETVEPTAPPTPRQRQAAKIAEAASGPIGWLLLKILLLAVVDAIALYAAFVLFTHQEWLILGIVVAVAVLVNYLYFSRKRIAAKYLTPGIIFLVVFQVFTLLYTGYIGFTNYGTGHNGTKEQAISSLLASAQERVEDSPTYPVTVVEQFGGYGLLVTDPETGDALLGTAEQPLQEVDAEFEGGQAVAVEGWTTLPLATVFTLSEELDKLSVPFSDDPNDGSLRAPDGQKGYLYVSTLEYDADADTITDTDSGTVYSDTGAGAFTSEAGAELLPGWQTTVGFDNFVRAVTDASIRGPLISVTIWTFAFALISVASTFFLGLLLALVFNNTRMRFRNGYRIILILPYAFPAFLSALVWAGMMNESFGFINQVIFGGASIPWLTDPALAKVSVLLVNLWLGFPYMFLVCMGALQGIPEDVNEAAVMDGANPWQVFRRIKLPLLLVTVAPLLISSFAFNFNNFNLIYMLTKGGPRFSDVSIPVGHTDILISMVYKVAFTGQARDYGLASAFTILIFIVVATISIISFRKTKALEELN, translated from the coding sequence ATGACAGAGACCGTCGAGCCCACGGCTCCGCCCACCCCGCGCCAGCGACAGGCAGCGAAGATCGCGGAGGCCGCGTCCGGCCCGATCGGCTGGCTGCTGCTGAAGATCCTGCTGCTCGCGGTCGTCGATGCGATCGCGCTCTACGCGGCGTTCGTGCTCTTCACCCACCAGGAGTGGCTGATCCTCGGGATCGTCGTCGCCGTCGCGGTCCTCGTCAACTATCTCTACTTCTCTCGCAAGCGCATCGCGGCGAAGTATCTGACGCCCGGCATCATCTTCCTGGTGGTGTTCCAGGTCTTCACGCTGCTCTACACGGGCTACATCGGCTTCACCAACTACGGCACGGGCCACAACGGCACCAAGGAACAGGCCATCTCCTCGCTCCTCGCCTCGGCGCAGGAGCGGGTCGAGGATTCGCCCACCTACCCGGTGACCGTCGTCGAGCAGTTCGGCGGCTACGGGCTGCTGGTCACCGACCCCGAGACCGGAGACGCGCTGCTCGGCACTGCGGAGCAGCCGCTGCAGGAGGTCGACGCGGAGTTCGAGGGAGGCCAGGCCGTCGCGGTCGAAGGCTGGACCACCCTGCCGCTCGCGACCGTGTTCACGCTCTCCGAAGAGCTCGACAAGCTCTCCGTCCCCTTCAGCGACGACCCGAACGACGGCAGCCTGCGCGCTCCGGACGGGCAGAAGGGCTACCTGTACGTCTCGACTCTCGAGTACGACGCGGATGCCGACACCATCACGGATACCGACAGCGGCACCGTCTACTCCGACACCGGCGCCGGCGCGTTCACGTCCGAGGCCGGGGCGGAGCTCCTGCCCGGGTGGCAGACGACCGTCGGGTTCGACAACTTCGTGCGCGCCGTCACCGACGCATCGATCCGCGGCCCGCTCATCTCGGTCACGATCTGGACCTTCGCCTTCGCCCTGATCTCGGTCGCGTCCACGTTCTTCCTGGGCCTGCTGCTCGCCCTGGTCTTCAACAACACCCGGATGCGGTTCCGCAACGGCTACCGCATCATCCTGATCCTCCCGTACGCGTTCCCCGCGTTCCTCTCGGCCCTCGTATGGGCAGGCATGATGAACGAGAGCTTCGGGTTCATCAACCAGGTCATCTTCGGCGGGGCATCCATCCCGTGGCTCACCGATCCGGCGCTCGCCAAGGTGTCGGTGCTGCTGGTGAACCTGTGGCTCGGCTTCCCGTACATGTTCCTGGTCTGCATGGGGGCGCTGCAGGGCATCCCGGAGGACGTGAACGAGGCCGCGGTCATGGACGGAGCGAACCCGTGGCAGGTCTTCCGCCGCATCAAGCTGCCGCTTCTGCTGGTGACGGTCGCCCCCCTGCTCATCTCGTCGTTCGCGTTCAACTTCAACAACTTCAACCTGATCTACATGCTGACCAAGGGCGGGCCGCGCTTCAGCGACGTGTCGATCCCGGTCGGTCACACCGACATCCTGATCTCGATGGTCTACAAGGTGGCCTTCACCGGACAGGCGCGCGACTACGGCTTGGCATCCGCCTTCACCATCCTGATCTTCATCGTGGTGGCGACGATCTCGATCATCAGCTTCCGCAAGACCAAGGCCCTCGAGGAGCTGAACTGA
- a CDS encoding sugar ABC transporter permease: MSTASPVTVERSVAPRRRSFGAWFADTGWRHLVAIVVSAFALFPLLYVVSASLNPKGTLTGSNQLFSAIGIDSYVRILSDPQNPYGLWFLNTLLVAVVTGAVTVFIGACAAYAFSRMRFAGRRVGLVTIVVVQMFPQLLAVVAIFLLMSTLGDWFPAIGLNTHTGLILVYLGGALGVNTYLMYGFFNTIPKEIDEAARIDGAGHARIFFTIILRLVAPILAVVGLLSFIGTVNEYVIASVMLVDVEQQTLVVGLTKLVANPRYADWSAFSAGAVMAAIPVMILFLFLQKYIVGGLTAGATKG, encoded by the coding sequence ATGAGCACTGCCAGCCCCGTCACCGTCGAGCGGAGCGTCGCCCCGCGCCGCCGCAGCTTCGGCGCCTGGTTCGCCGACACCGGATGGCGTCACCTCGTGGCCATCGTCGTCAGCGCCTTCGCGCTGTTCCCCCTGCTGTACGTGGTCTCGGCCTCGTTGAACCCGAAGGGCACGCTCACCGGATCGAACCAGCTCTTCTCCGCCATCGGGATCGACAGCTACGTGCGCATCCTCAGCGATCCGCAGAACCCCTACGGCCTGTGGTTCCTCAACACCCTGCTCGTCGCCGTCGTGACCGGAGCGGTCACGGTGTTCATCGGCGCCTGCGCGGCGTACGCCTTCTCGCGCATGCGCTTCGCCGGACGCCGGGTCGGGCTCGTCACGATCGTCGTCGTGCAGATGTTCCCCCAGCTGCTCGCGGTCGTCGCGATCTTCCTGCTGATGTCGACGCTGGGGGACTGGTTCCCCGCGATCGGGCTGAACACGCACACCGGGCTCATCCTCGTGTACCTCGGCGGCGCGCTGGGCGTGAACACGTATCTCATGTACGGCTTCTTCAACACGATCCCGAAGGAGATCGACGAGGCCGCCCGCATCGACGGCGCCGGTCACGCCCGCATCTTCTTCACGATCATCCTGCGCCTGGTCGCGCCCATCCTCGCGGTCGTCGGACTCCTGTCCTTCATCGGCACCGTCAACGAGTACGTGATCGCCAGCGTGATGCTCGTCGACGTCGAGCAGCAGACGCTCGTCGTCGGACTGACCAAGCTCGTCGCGAACCCGCGCTACGCGGACTGGTCGGCGTTCTCGGCCGGTGCGGTCATGGCCGCGATCCCGGTGATGATCCTGTTCCTCTTCCTGCAGAAGTACATCGTGGGCGGGCTCACGGCGGGAGCCACGAAGGGCTGA
- a CDS encoding ABC transporter: protein MSDPELHKPEKPADVDDVVGSANAGLDAAAAAGADVPGTSPESPESKPVDPDLAAFEEAEREHPGLFSSPTPTESAATSDGARDYSDADTTAAFVPPVSRHDDATAAYDRVSSYDRDEAPLADTAYAPPADQTETRIVPSEPLIAASAQAPQPIFVQAPEPPRDRGNRGTAGAIGLLATVAFAVLYLGATIGFGAIAGDVTGENIGEALVAPLLTWGYWTPVVVFFLGFWLLGAIINRGRWGLWVVFGIVVGVIAYAGHILGQLFEAPFWKLTASEGLDLAGSQLLAPLAIAAFVFARELTVWFGAWVARSGARKTEYNAEAQREYERTLEAGPTLAR from the coding sequence ATGAGCGACCCTGAGCTTCACAAGCCCGAGAAGCCGGCAGACGTCGACGACGTCGTCGGCAGCGCGAACGCCGGTCTCGACGCCGCCGCCGCCGCGGGTGCGGACGTTCCCGGCACCTCGCCCGAGTCGCCGGAGAGCAAGCCCGTCGACCCCGACCTCGCCGCGTTCGAAGAGGCGGAGCGCGAGCACCCCGGCCTGTTCTCGTCGCCGACGCCCACGGAGTCCGCAGCGACGTCCGACGGCGCCAGGGACTACTCCGACGCGGATACGACCGCCGCGTTCGTCCCGCCCGTCTCGCGGCACGACGACGCCACGGCCGCGTACGACCGCGTCTCCTCGTACGACCGCGACGAGGCGCCCCTCGCCGACACGGCCTACGCTCCGCCCGCGGACCAGACCGAGACCCGCATCGTCCCCTCGGAGCCGCTGATCGCCGCTTCGGCTCAGGCGCCGCAGCCGATCTTCGTGCAGGCTCCCGAGCCGCCGCGCGACCGCGGCAACCGCGGCACGGCCGGTGCGATCGGTCTGCTCGCGACCGTCGCGTTCGCCGTCCTCTACCTCGGCGCCACGATCGGCTTCGGCGCGATCGCCGGTGACGTGACCGGTGAGAACATCGGCGAGGCGCTCGTCGCGCCGCTGCTCACCTGGGGCTACTGGACGCCTGTCGTGGTCTTCTTCCTCGGCTTCTGGCTGCTGGGCGCGATCATCAACCGCGGACGCTGGGGCCTCTGGGTCGTCTTCGGCATCGTCGTCGGTGTCATCGCCTACGCCGGACACATCCTCGGCCAGCTCTTCGAAGCCCCCTTCTGGAAGCTCACGGCATCCGAGGGGCTCGATCTCGCCGGCTCGCAGCTTCTCGCGCCGCTGGCGATCGCGGCCTTCGTGTTCGCGCGCGAGCTCACCGTCTGGTTCGGCGCGTGGGTCGCACGCAGCGGGGCACGCAAGACCGAGTACAACGCCGAGGCGCAGCGCGAGTACGAGCGCACCCTCGAAGCCGGTCCGACGCTCGCGAGGTAA
- a CDS encoding spermidine/putrescine ABC transporter substrate-binding protein — MERSLETQVDQAVEAWLRWVPRWEPATHRGRVAPCRRCLGSPILSAAGIGANAPHGVQHGLSTRMKTIVDHAVADYTSRNLPMLQRELDDQAARNRARSYRPSEDLDPEFDGLPLDPEPVPGAPFLFTIAGLADDAADQLPPLPPLTEEAKIALRQEVALADEYANMVGREICGILLRHRLHIQAAISQHVEPQIEALLAELTQSLDSPFDPDAA; from the coding sequence GTGGAGCGCTCATTGGAGACGCAGGTGGACCAGGCCGTCGAGGCCTGGCTGCGCTGGGTGCCGCGCTGGGAGCCGGCGACGCATCGCGGACGCGTCGCGCCCTGCCGCCGCTGCCTGGGGTCCCCGATCCTGTCGGCCGCCGGCATCGGCGCCAACGCGCCGCACGGCGTGCAGCACGGTCTGTCTACCCGGATGAAGACGATCGTCGATCACGCCGTCGCCGACTACACATCTCGGAATCTCCCGATGCTGCAGCGCGAACTCGACGATCAGGCCGCACGCAACCGTGCACGCAGCTACCGGCCGTCCGAAGACCTCGACCCCGAGTTCGACGGCCTCCCGCTCGATCCCGAACCGGTGCCCGGCGCACCCTTCCTGTTCACGATCGCCGGGCTCGCCGATGACGCGGCCGATCAGCTGCCGCCCCTCCCGCCTCTGACGGAGGAGGCGAAGATCGCGCTGCGCCAGGAGGTCGCACTCGCCGACGAGTACGCCAACATGGTCGGGCGCGAGATCTGCGGCATCCTGCTCCGACACCGCCTGCACATCCAGGCCGCGATCTCGCAGCACGTCGAGCCGCAGATCGAGGCGCTGCTGGCGGAGCTCACGCAGTCGCTGGACTCTCCGTTCGACCCGGACGCTGCATAG
- the rpsL gene encoding 30S ribosomal protein S12, which produces MPTIQQLVRKGRSPKVTKTKTPALKSNPQQAGVCTRVYTTTPKKPNSAMRKVARVKLRNGTEVTAYIPGEGHNLQEHSLVLVRGGRVKDLPGVRYKIVRGALDTQAVKNRKQARSRYGAKKG; this is translated from the coding sequence GTGCCAACCATTCAGCAGTTGGTTCGCAAGGGTCGCTCGCCGAAGGTCACCAAGACCAAGACGCCAGCCCTGAAGTCGAACCCGCAGCAGGCCGGGGTCTGCACCCGCGTCTACACCACCACCCCGAAGAAGCCGAACTCGGCGATGCGCAAGGTCGCTCGTGTGAAGCTCCGCAACGGGACCGAGGTCACGGCCTACATCCCCGGTGAGGGTCACAACCTGCAGGAGCACTCGCTCGTGCTCGTCCGCGGCGGTCGTGTCAAGGACCTCCCCGGTGTGCGTTACAAGATCGTCCGCGGCGCCCTGGACACCCAGGCCGTCAAGAACCGTAAGCAGGCTCGTTCCCGCTACGGCGCGAAGAAGGGTTGA
- the rpsG gene encoding 30S ribosomal protein S7: protein MPRKGPAPKRPVVNDPVYGAPIVTSLVNKILVDGKKSIAEAIVYGALSGVEAKNGGQDAVATLKKALDNVRPTLEVRSRRVGGSTYQVPIEVKPHRANTLALRWLVSYAKGRREKTMTERLQNEILDASNGLGAAVKRREDTHKMAESNRAFAHYRW, encoded by the coding sequence ATGCCTCGTAAGGGTCCCGCCCCCAAGCGTCCCGTGGTCAACGACCCGGTATACGGCGCTCCGATCGTCACCTCGCTGGTGAACAAGATCCTCGTCGACGGCAAGAAGTCGATCGCCGAGGCCATCGTCTACGGCGCCCTCAGCGGTGTCGAGGCGAAGAACGGCGGCCAGGACGCCGTCGCCACCCTGAAGAAGGCGCTCGACAACGTGCGCCCGACTCTCGAGGTCCGCAGCCGCCGCGTCGGTGGCTCGACCTACCAGGTGCCGATCGAGGTCAAGCCGCACCGCGCGAACACCCTCGCGCTGCGCTGGCTCGTGAGCTACGCCAAGGGTCGTCGTGAGAAGACGATGACCGAGCGTCTCCAGAACGAGATCCTGGACGCGTCGAACGGCCTGGGTGCCGCGGTCAAGCGCCGCGAGGACACGCACAAGATGGCCGAGTCGAACCGCGCGTTCGCTCACTACCGCTGGTAA
- the fusA gene encoding elongation factor G, producing MAQDVLTDLSKVRNIGIMAHIDAGKTTTTERILFYTGVNHKLGETHDGASTTDWMEQEKERGITITSAAVTCYWNKNQINIIDTPGHVDFTVEVERSLRVLDGAVAVFDGKEGVEPQSETVWRQADKYNVPRICFVNKMDKLGADFYFTVDTIINRLGAKPLVIQLPIGAENDFIGVVDLVEMRALVWAGDSKGDVTMGASYEIQEIPADLKEKADEYRQQLLETVAETDDALLEKFFGGEELTVAEIKGAIRKLTVASEIYPVLCGSAFKNRGVQPMLDAVVDYLPNPLDVGSIEAHDPKDYDTIIERHPDANDPFAALAFKVAVHPFFGRLTYVRVYSGHLDSGSAVINSTKGKKERIGKIFQMHANKEIPVASVTAGNIYAVIGLKDTTTGDTLTDPASPVVLESMTFPEPVIEVAIEPKTKADQEKLGVAIQKLAEEDPTFRTELNPETGQTTIKGMGELHLDILVDRMKREFNVEANVGKPQVAYRETIRKNVEKHDYTHKKQTGGSGQFAKIQFNIEPLDLDDEKTYEFVNAVTGGRIPREYIGSIDAGFQDAMNVGVLAGYPIVGVKATIVDGAAHDVDSSEMAFKIAGSMGMKEALRRASPVLLEPLMAVEVRTPEEYMGDVIGDLNSRRGQIQSMEDAAGVKVVRAHVPLSEMFGYIGDLRSKTSGRAVYSMEFNSYAEVPRNVADEIVQKHQGGE from the coding sequence GTGGCACAAGACGTGCTCACCGACCTGAGCAAGGTCCGCAACATCGGCATCATGGCGCACATCGATGCCGGCAAGACGACGACGACCGAGCGCATCCTGTTCTACACGGGCGTCAACCACAAGCTCGGCGAGACGCACGATGGCGCCTCGACCACTGACTGGATGGAACAGGAGAAGGAGCGCGGCATCACGATCACGTCTGCCGCCGTGACCTGCTACTGGAACAAGAACCAGATCAACATCATCGACACCCCCGGTCACGTGGACTTCACGGTCGAGGTGGAGCGCTCGCTCCGCGTCCTCGACGGTGCCGTCGCCGTCTTCGACGGCAAGGAGGGCGTCGAGCCCCAGTCTGAGACCGTGTGGCGTCAGGCCGACAAGTACAACGTCCCGCGCATCTGCTTCGTCAACAAGATGGACAAGCTCGGCGCCGACTTCTACTTCACGGTCGACACGATCATCAACCGCCTCGGTGCGAAGCCGCTGGTCATCCAGCTGCCCATCGGTGCGGAGAACGACTTCATCGGCGTCGTCGACCTGGTCGAGATGCGCGCTCTCGTCTGGGCGGGCGACTCGAAGGGTGACGTCACGATGGGCGCCTCCTACGAGATCCAGGAGATCCCGGCCGACCTCAAGGAGAAGGCGGACGAGTACCGTCAGCAGCTCCTCGAGACCGTCGCCGAGACCGACGACGCGCTGCTCGAGAAGTTCTTCGGCGGCGAGGAGCTCACTGTCGCCGAGATCAAGGGCGCGATCCGCAAGCTCACCGTGGCTTCCGAGATCTACCCGGTCCTCTGCGGCTCGGCGTTCAAGAACCGCGGCGTCCAGCCGATGCTCGACGCGGTCGTCGACTACCTCCCGAACCCGCTCGACGTGGGTTCGATCGAGGCGCACGACCCGAAGGACTACGACACGATCATCGAGCGTCACCCCGACGCCAACGACCCGTTCGCAGCCCTGGCGTTCAAGGTCGCCGTGCACCCGTTCTTCGGTCGCCTCACCTATGTGCGCGTCTACTCGGGTCACCTCGACTCCGGCTCCGCGGTCATCAACTCGACCAAGGGCAAGAAGGAGCGCATCGGGAAGATCTTCCAGATGCACGCCAACAAGGAGATCCCCGTCGCCTCGGTGACCGCCGGAAACATCTACGCGGTCATCGGTCTGAAGGACACCACCACCGGTGACACCCTGACCGACCCGGCCTCGCCGGTCGTCCTCGAGTCGATGACGTTCCCCGAGCCCGTCATCGAGGTCGCCATCGAGCCGAAGACCAAGGCCGACCAGGAGAAGCTGGGTGTCGCCATCCAGAAGCTCGCTGAGGAGGACCCGACCTTCCGCACGGAGCTCAACCCCGAGACCGGTCAGACGACCATCAAGGGCATGGGCGAGCTGCACCTCGACATCCTCGTCGATCGCATGAAGCGCGAGTTCAACGTCGAGGCGAACGTCGGCAAGCCCCAGGTGGCCTACCGCGAGACGATCCGCAAGAACGTCGAGAAGCACGACTACACCCACAAGAAGCAGACGGGTGGATCGGGTCAGTTCGCCAAGATCCAGTTCAACATCGAGCCGCTCGATCTGGACGACGAGAAGACGTACGAGTTCGTGAACGCCGTCACCGGTGGTCGCATCCCGCGCGAGTACATCGGCTCGATCGACGCCGGTTTCCAGGACGCCATGAACGTCGGAGTCCTCGCGGGCTACCCGATCGTCGGCGTCAAGGCGACCATCGTCGATGGTGCGGCGCACGACGTCGACTCCTCGGAGATGGCGTTCAAGATCGCCGGATCGATGGGTATGAAGGAGGCTCTCCGTCGGGCGAGCCCCGTGCTGCTCGAGCCGCTGATGGCCGTCGAGGTCCGTACGCCCGAGGAGTACATGGGTGACGTCATCGGCGACCTGAACTCCCGTCGTGGCCAGATCCAGTCGATGGAGGATGCCGCAGGCGTCAAGGTCGTGCGTGCACACGTGCCGCTGTCCGAGATGTTCGGCTACATCGGCGACCTGCGCTCGAAGACCTCGGGTCGCGCCGTCTACTCGATGGAGTTCAACAGCTACGCTGAGGTTCCCCGCAACGTGGCCGACGAGATCGTCCAGAAGCACCAGGGCGGCGAGTAG
- the tuf gene encoding elongation factor Tu, which translates to MAKAKFERTKPHVNIGTIGHVDHGKTTLSAAISKVLADKFPSDTNVQRDFASIDSAPEERQRGITINISHIEYETPKRHYAHVDAPGHADYVKNMITGAAQMDGAILVVAATDGPMAQTREHVLLAKQVGVPYLLVALNKSDMVDDEEILELVELEVSELLASQGFAEDAPVVRVSALKALEGDEKWTQSILDLMEAVDEHVPDPVRDKDKPFLMPVEDVFTITGRGTVVTGRAERGTLAINSEVEIVGLRPTVKTTVTGIEMFHKQLDEAWAGENCGLLLRGTKREDVERGQVIVKPGSVTPHTDFAGTAYILSKDEGGRHNPFYTNYRPQFYFRTTDVTGVITLPEGTEMVMPGDTTDVTVELIQPIAMEEGLGFAIREGGRTVGAGTVTKIIK; encoded by the coding sequence GTGGCTAAGGCCAAGTTCGAGCGGACCAAGCCGCACGTCAACATCGGAACCATCGGTCACGTTGACCACGGCAAGACCACGCTCTCCGCAGCGATCTCGAAGGTGCTTGCTGACAAGTTCCCGTCTGACACCAACGTGCAGCGCGACTTCGCTTCCATCGACTCGGCGCCGGAAGAGCGCCAGCGTGGTATCACCATCAACATCTCGCACATCGAGTACGAGACCCCCAAGCGCCACTACGCGCACGTTGACGCTCCCGGCCACGCCGACTACGTCAAGAACATGATCACCGGTGCGGCTCAGATGGACGGCGCGATCCTCGTGGTCGCCGCCACCGACGGCCCGATGGCTCAGACGCGTGAGCACGTGCTGCTCGCCAAGCAGGTCGGCGTGCCGTACCTGCTGGTCGCGCTGAACAAGTCCGACATGGTCGACGACGAGGAGATCCTGGAGCTCGTCGAGCTCGAGGTCTCCGAGCTGCTCGCTTCGCAGGGCTTCGCCGAGGACGCTCCTGTCGTGCGCGTCTCCGCTCTCAAGGCCCTCGAGGGCGACGAGAAGTGGACGCAGTCGATCCTCGACCTCATGGAGGCCGTGGACGAGCACGTTCCGGACCCCGTGCGCGACAAGGACAAGCCGTTCCTGATGCCCGTCGAGGACGTCTTCACGATCACCGGTCGTGGAACCGTCGTCACGGGTCGCGCCGAGCGTGGCACGCTGGCCATCAACTCCGAGGTCGAGATCGTCGGACTGCGTCCGACCGTCAAGACCACGGTCACGGGTATCGAGATGTTCCACAAGCAGCTCGACGAGGCATGGGCCGGCGAGAACTGCGGTCTCCTGCTCCGTGGCACGAAGCGTGAGGACGTCGAGCGCGGTCAGGTCATCGTCAAGCCGGGTTCGGTCACGCCGCACACCGACTTCGCTGGCACCGCGTACATCCTGTCCAAGGATGAGGGTGGGCGTCACAACCCGTTCTACACGAACTACCGCCCGCAGTTCTACTTCCGCACCACCGACGTCACCGGCGTCATCACGCTGCCCGAGGGCACCGAGATGGTCATGCCCGGCGACACCACCGACGTGACGGTCGAGCTGATCCAGCCGATCGCCATGGAGGAGGGCCTCGGCTTCGCCATCCGTGAGGGTGGACGCACCGTCGGCGCCGGTACGGTCACGAAGATCATCAAGTAA